A DNA window from Flavisolibacter ginsenosidimutans contains the following coding sequences:
- a CDS encoding rhamnogalacturonan acetylesterase, with protein MKKICFIALLFLSAFALPPKKTKVWLIGDSTMSIKDVRTYPETGWGMPFQYFFDSTIAVDDRAKNGRSTGTFLSEGLWQPVVDNMNEGDYVFVQFGHNDEVETKKSYTTKEQFVANLVRYVNESKAKKAIPILITPVARRKFDAAGHVQGTHDVYSQLVRDVAKTLNVPLIDLDAKGQALYQQLGPETSKYLFNYLQPGEHPNYPEGKADDTHFSELGARKIAEMVLAELRTLKLPLAEHIYQPRKK; from the coding sequence ATGAAAAAAATCTGCTTCATTGCGCTGTTGTTCTTAAGCGCTTTTGCCTTGCCGCCGAAGAAAACAAAAGTCTGGTTGATAGGCGACAGCACGATGTCTATTAAAGACGTGCGGACTTATCCTGAAACCGGATGGGGCATGCCGTTTCAGTATTTCTTTGATTCAACAATTGCTGTTGATGACCGCGCAAAGAACGGCCGCAGCACAGGAACCTTTCTTTCGGAAGGCTTATGGCAACCCGTCGTAGACAACATGAACGAAGGCGATTACGTCTTTGTTCAATTTGGTCACAACGATGAAGTGGAAACAAAAAAGAGTTACACAACAAAAGAACAGTTTGTAGCGAACCTTGTGAGGTACGTAAATGAATCAAAAGCAAAGAAGGCCATTCCAATTTTAATTACACCGGTTGCGCGAAGAAAGTTTGACGCGGCTGGCCACGTTCAAGGTACGCACGATGTTTATTCGCAGCTTGTTCGCGACGTTGCTAAAACGCTGAACGTTCCGCTGATTGATTTGGATGCGAAAGGGCAAGCACTTTATCAGCAACTTGGGCCGGAAACTTCCAAGTATTTATTCAATTATTTACAGCCTGGCGAGCATCCTAATTATCCCGAAGGCAAAGCGGATGACACGCACTTTAGCGAATTGGGTGCACGAAAAATTGCGGAGATGGTTCTGGCTGAACTCAGAACATTAAAACTTCCGTTGGCCGAACACATTTACCAGCCCCGAAAAAAATAA
- a CDS encoding rhamnogalacturonan acetylesterase: MKRVFVLCAVLALMAFVLPPKTKTKVYLIGDSTMCEYEPERAPITGWGMPFKYFFDSSITIDNRAKGGRSTRTFISEGRWQPVADSLQKGDYVLMQFGHNDEAKEEKYKDRYTPVPDYKTNLAKFISETRAKGATPVLITPVSRMRFKDGVAQETHTDYTAAVYEVAKQHNVPLIDLDKMSRELYQQMGEENTKLLFMQLAPGEHPSYPDGQKDNTHFNEYGARRIAELVLAGLRESNVELINHLVKSNNK; the protein is encoded by the coding sequence ATGAAAAGAGTTTTCGTTTTGTGTGCTGTGCTGGCCTTGATGGCTTTTGTTTTGCCGCCAAAAACAAAAACAAAAGTTTATTTGATCGGCGATTCCACGATGTGCGAATACGAACCCGAACGGGCGCCGATAACGGGCTGGGGCATGCCCTTCAAATATTTTTTTGATTCAAGCATAACGATTGACAACCGCGCCAAAGGCGGACGAAGCACAAGAACTTTTATCAGCGAAGGACGATGGCAGCCCGTTGCCGATAGTTTGCAAAAAGGCGATTATGTGCTGATGCAATTCGGCCACAACGACGAAGCCAAAGAAGAAAAATACAAAGACCGTTACACGCCTGTTCCCGATTACAAAACAAATCTTGCAAAATTCATTTCAGAGACAAGAGCAAAAGGCGCAACGCCTGTTTTAATCACACCCGTTAGCCGGATGCGTTTTAAAGACGGTGTGGCGCAGGAAACGCACACCGACTACACGGCTGCGGTGTACGAAGTAGCGAAGCAACACAACGTGCCGTTAATTGATCTTGACAAAATGAGTCGTGAACTTTATCAACAAATGGGAGAGGAGAATACCAAACTTCTTTTCATGCAACTGGCGCCCGGTGAACATCCGTCGTATCCCGACGGACAAAAAGACAACACGCATTTCAATGAGTACGGCGCAAGAAGAATCGCAGAGTTGGTGCT